The following are from one region of the Treponema denticola genome:
- a CDS encoding bifunctional aspartate carbamoyltransferase catalytic subunit/aspartate carbamoyltransferase regulatory subunit codes for MENKFMGRSLTVIDDLSIDERKYLFDKTKRLKKAIQEDDQKVMDEFRINDKDFGIYEVFLEPSTRTKESFRNAAKFHQVKLSDLAAESSSFNKGESYADTFNTLAGYQNSIFIVRSKVEGVCRWLEDEAQAFYQRNNLKRKPAFINAGDGKHEHPTQELLDEFTFIEDNNWSFDKIHIALVGDLYHGRTVHSKADGLKIFKSVKVDLIAPAELAMPEYYKVRMQENGFTVREFSSIEEYLRQADVALIWYFTRPQLERMGEQVLKKQDELRRSITFRKEFIEKLPENTRFYHPLPRHRVHPTIPTFLDATPLNGWERQSINGMYVRMVLLSMIAGKIGNDYKGPEPKSCERVEDEDYIVEVPINNSKESKVETFSEGVRPIQNGIVIDHICRGDKPSVIRHHMSKIINVMGLEEGKGGEWVSTSTKDKGTFKGIIFRPGEYKFSRADLKRLSAVASSCTLNLIKDGKIQSKYRTHLPPRIYNFEDLICKNEACISHPAQSEGVPAIFYRTIDNRYACQYCGTIHTFKEIWGEKKN; via the coding sequence ATGGAAAACAAATTTATGGGGCGTTCATTGACGGTTATCGATGACTTATCGATCGATGAAAGAAAATACCTTTTTGACAAGACAAAGCGCTTAAAAAAAGCCATTCAAGAAGATGATCAGAAGGTTATGGATGAATTTAGAATTAACGACAAAGATTTCGGTATTTATGAGGTTTTTTTGGAACCCAGTACCCGCACAAAGGAATCATTTAGAAATGCAGCCAAATTTCATCAGGTAAAATTAAGCGATTTAGCCGCTGAATCTTCCTCTTTTAACAAGGGAGAAAGCTATGCCGACACCTTTAATACTCTTGCCGGATATCAAAACAGCATTTTTATCGTACGCAGCAAGGTAGAGGGGGTATGCCGCTGGCTTGAAGATGAGGCTCAAGCCTTTTATCAAAGAAATAACTTAAAAAGAAAGCCTGCCTTTATAAACGCCGGAGACGGAAAGCATGAGCATCCTACTCAGGAGCTGCTTGACGAATTTACCTTTATCGAAGATAATAACTGGTCATTCGACAAGATTCACATAGCCTTAGTAGGTGACTTGTACCACGGAAGAACTGTACACTCAAAGGCCGACGGTCTTAAAATCTTTAAGTCCGTAAAGGTTGACCTTATAGCTCCTGCCGAACTTGCTATGCCTGAATATTACAAGGTCAGGATGCAGGAAAACGGCTTTACCGTAAGGGAATTTTCTTCGATAGAGGAATATCTGAGACAAGCCGATGTAGCGCTTATTTGGTACTTTACCCGCCCCCAGCTTGAAAGAATGGGTGAGCAGGTTTTAAAAAAGCAAGACGAGCTCCGCCGCTCCATAACTTTCCGAAAAGAATTTATCGAAAAACTTCCCGAAAATACCCGCTTCTATCATCCCCTTCCAAGACACCGCGTACATCCGACTATTCCCACTTTTTTGGATGCAACCCCCCTTAACGGTTGGGAAAGACAGTCCATAAACGGAATGTACGTAAGAATGGTTCTTCTTTCGATGATTGCAGGTAAAATAGGTAATGACTATAAGGGGCCTGAACCTAAATCTTGTGAACGTGTCGAAGATGAAGACTACATAGTTGAAGTTCCCATAAATAATTCCAAAGAAAGCAAGGTTGAAACCTTTTCCGAAGGTGTACGCCCCATACAAAACGGAATAGTTATTGACCATATTTGCCGAGGAGATAAGCCCTCAGTAATAAGACATCACATGTCCAAGATTATCAACGTTATGGGACTTGAAGAAGGTAAGGGCGGCGAATGGGTGTCCACTTCTACAAAAGATAAGGGGACTTTCAAGGGAATTATTTTCCGACCGGGAGAGTATAAGTTTTCAAGGGCGGATTTAAAGAGGCTGTCTGCCGTTGCTTCGAGCTGCACCCTTAACCTAATAAAAGACGGAAAAATTCAGTCAAAGTATAGGACGCACCTTCCTCCGCGTATTTATAATTTTGAAGACTTAATTTGCAAGAACGAGGCCTGTATTTCACATCCGGCACAATCCGAAGGCGTCCCCGCCATTTTTTACCGCACTATAGACAATAGATATGCCTGCCAATATTGCGGAACAATCCATACCTTTAAAGAAATATGGGGCGAAAAAAAGAACTAA
- a CDS encoding EAL domain-containing protein: MRLKQKIILSNAIVFSALIIISVFLNFFYAANIFSTNLNNKNKLKAKLIAQEIDEWLIEKKTVIEQTIDTLIYMDITDYEKCTSFLANLNRLNPETDYAVFYETGVFANGQNWVPPAFYDPRKRPWYIEAKSTKETIITNPYHSISSRPDTIAFSVIKQFTTKSGVDGIFLGEIRINELLSLIEKFKNEDGGYAFLIGKDYRILSHPNEKYQFNLDNFTEVYNIEGGIDFIEHIAKLKIDDGYNRSLPIVKDYDGVERSFYFAQSETTGWTVGFTIPASDFYRPINGLKIRAILFACIFIVFVSILSFLIAKRVASPIETITNRLEKAAKNNELLKFDFLDRQNHELARIAKSFNSVVRNAKWNLQEGANFTLNSNTLTQKIDNIIINMDSDEEVYLLYLDIDKFKTINQLWGYYAGNALIQHIYSMILAHIKSFNISEDSFMHLIGDEFSIFYFGNEEEVCRFTQTLIDKINSEYFTWNEKKLTISISVGIVNIPKIPQSSQEIISNAYDACSIAFRKGGGCYELLLSSGIAGFSRGNISFWLNTIQKAIKEDSFVLYAQAIMPLNDFLHHPKYEILIRLKTNDDNIIMPDVFIPIAERYNLIYEVDKWVIRNAFAFFAEATSKGDLNEDAIFSINISADSFFSNDLVEFIAESRKTLNVPAHNFCFEITESCAVRNLEATSTFVTELRKQGFSFSLDDFGKGFSSFPYLKTLPIDYVKIDGSFIKSIDKDYIDFSMVKTMRDMCHHLGLYTIGEYAENEKIVSILKDIGVDYGQGYAFQKPIPIAEAIKLQNDRNGYRF, encoded by the coding sequence ATGAGATTAAAGCAGAAAATTATTCTCTCAAATGCAATAGTATTTAGTGCTCTTATAATTATTTCCGTATTTCTCAACTTTTTTTATGCAGCAAATATTTTTTCAACAAATCTCAACAATAAGAATAAATTAAAGGCTAAACTTATAGCCCAAGAGATAGACGAATGGCTTATTGAAAAAAAAACCGTTATAGAGCAAACCATAGATACCCTGATTTATATGGACATTACCGATTATGAAAAATGTACCTCATTTTTGGCAAACTTGAATAGACTCAATCCTGAAACCGATTATGCGGTATTTTACGAAACAGGTGTTTTTGCAAACGGTCAAAATTGGGTTCCTCCGGCATTTTATGATCCTCGGAAAAGACCTTGGTACATTGAAGCAAAGAGCACCAAAGAAACAATCATAACCAACCCGTATCACAGCATAAGCTCAAGACCCGATACAATCGCCTTCTCGGTTATAAAGCAATTTACCACAAAAAGCGGAGTTGATGGAATATTTTTAGGAGAAATAAGGATAAACGAGCTTTTATCCCTTATAGAAAAATTTAAAAATGAAGACGGGGGTTATGCTTTTTTAATAGGAAAAGATTACCGCATATTATCTCATCCTAATGAAAAATATCAATTTAATCTTGATAATTTTACGGAGGTTTATAATATTGAGGGCGGTATAGATTTTATAGAACATATAGCCAAATTAAAAATAGACGACGGCTATAACAGAAGTTTACCCATAGTAAAAGATTATGACGGAGTTGAAAGGTCCTTTTACTTTGCGCAATCAGAAACTACCGGCTGGACGGTCGGCTTTACAATACCGGCATCGGATTTCTATCGTCCTATAAACGGTCTAAAAATTAGAGCAATATTATTTGCATGTATCTTTATTGTCTTCGTAAGTATTCTATCTTTCCTGATTGCAAAGAGAGTAGCTTCGCCCATAGAAACTATTACAAACAGACTTGAGAAAGCTGCAAAAAACAATGAGCTTCTTAAGTTTGATTTTTTAGATAGGCAAAATCACGAACTTGCAAGAATTGCAAAGAGTTTTAATTCCGTAGTGAGAAATGCAAAATGGAATCTTCAGGAGGGTGCAAATTTTACCCTAAATTCCAATACCCTGACTCAAAAAATAGATAACATAATTATAAATATGGATTCCGATGAAGAAGTCTATCTCTTATATTTGGATATAGATAAGTTTAAAACTATAAACCAGCTTTGGGGCTATTATGCAGGAAATGCCCTAATACAGCACATATATTCTATGATTTTAGCCCATATAAAATCATTTAATATTTCCGAAGACTCTTTTATGCATCTCATAGGGGACGAATTTTCAATCTTTTATTTTGGAAACGAGGAAGAAGTATGCAGGTTTACACAAACCCTTATAGATAAAATAAATAGTGAATACTTTACTTGGAACGAAAAAAAATTGACTATTTCCATAAGTGTCGGCATTGTAAATATTCCTAAAATACCTCAGAGCTCTCAAGAAATAATATCGAATGCATATGATGCTTGCTCTATAGCCTTTAGAAAAGGAGGAGGATGTTACGAACTTTTGTTGTCTTCAGGAATAGCAGGCTTCTCCAGAGGGAATATTTCGTTTTGGTTAAATACAATCCAAAAGGCTATTAAAGAAGATAGTTTTGTTTTATACGCACAGGCAATTATGCCTTTAAATGATTTTCTTCACCATCCCAAGTATGAAATTTTAATAAGGCTTAAAACTAATGATGATAATATTATTATGCCGGATGTCTTTATTCCTATAGCCGAAAGATATAATCTCATATATGAAGTAGATAAATGGGTTATAAGAAATGCTTTTGCCTTTTTTGCAGAAGCTACAAGTAAAGGGGACTTAAACGAAGATGCAATATTTTCAATTAATATTTCGGCAGACTCGTTTTTTTCAAATGACCTTGTAGAATTTATAGCTGAGAGCCGTAAAACATTGAATGTACCGGCTCATAACTTCTGCTTTGAAATAACGGAAAGCTGTGCGGTAAGAAACTTGGAAGCAACATCAACATTTGTTACCGAATTAAGAAAACAAGGATTCTCTTTTTCATTGGACGATTTTGGAAAAGGCTTTTCTTCTTTCCCTTATTTAAAAACGCTTCCCATAGATTACGTAAAAATTGACGGGTCTTTTATAAAGTCCATAGATAAAGACTACATAGATTTTTCTATGGTTAAGACCATGAGAGATATGTGCCACCACTTAGGTCTTTACACAATAGGCGAATATGCTGAGAACGAGAAAATAGTTTCAATCTTAAAAGATATAGGTGTCGATTACGGGCAGGGATATGCTTTTCAAAAGCCTATTCCTATCGCAGAAGCTATAAAGCTTCAAAACGATAGGAACGGATATAGATTTTAG